The following nucleotide sequence is from Bradyrhizobium roseum.
AATTAATAAAACGATGTACGGTTCGACCATCAGATAACTACCTGCGTGGGAGCGCCGTCCGCGCGTGCGACGTCGATGCAATTCGCCATGTGACCGGCTCGACCAGAACGCGCCGATAAAGGAATGGTTCGCTGAGTTTCGCGCAAGAGCGGCCCACCGGAACAGCTGTTCTCACAGCTGGGTCGGTCAGGAGAGGGTGCTGAGTCAATTGGAAACAGAGTAACGGCCCAAAGCAGAACTTTTCCTCGTGGTCAGTACTCGAAGTGACTATTTAGCACGAAACGGACCTGGCTGTCGTGCGGGGCGATGGATGCCGACGGAAACGTCGGGCAGCGGGAGCGTCGCCGCTATGCGAACGCTGCGATGACGGCATGCCGCCGTGCCTGGTTCGTCGGACAACGTGCAGAGGAAAGAGAGTGCCTGCGGTCAACCCATTCTCAAAAATGGGACTGAGGGCGCGGGCGCCAGGACAGCCGATAAAGAGAAACGTCAACCGCGACCTGGGATGAACTGAGGGCTTTTCGCGCGAAAGCGAATGAACTTGGCTATCGATCCCTAGCAACGGCGGCGTTCGTTGCATGGGAGTGGCTCCAGAGAGAAGAACACGTATTTGGTGCTTTCCAGATTAGCCACTATCGAACCCAGGGAGGGGCCAAACAGTGTCCGCATCGTTCATCCGAATAATGGTGAAGAAGCTGGGTGGCCGCTTGTCGATGAGACTGGCGAGAATGTTGTTTCCCGAATTGATGGCCGAATTGGACGAGATTAGGCGAACTGCCATGTCCGGCCTGGTCTTTCGGCACGACCACATGCACCGGAGATTGCCCATCCCGCTGCGATGATTACGGCGAAGCAAGATCTTCGCTATCTGCGGGAGGTCGTGGAAAAAATCGTTCGCGCAGCCGCCCTTCGGAAAGAGCTTTCGTTCGCCTCGTTCCGACATGGCGGCTTCACCGAGGGTGCCGACAGCGATCTCACGGACGCTGAACTTAGAGCCGCAGGCCGCCACCGGTCGCCGCGGCAGTTGCCGACCTATGCAAGGCGCACACGAAAACAGCTCATTGCAGGCGTGAAGAAGCGGCGAGAGGAAAGAACGACGGCAGCCGGTTTGTCGGAATAGCGGCTCACCGCTTGTCGAAATGGCGGTCTCGCAGGGTCACCAAGTCCTTGAAAGGATTGGTGGGCGCACCAGGGCTCGAACCTGGGACCCGATGATTAAGAGTCATCTGCTCTACCAACTGAGCTATGCGCCCGGATCTTGATCCGGAAGGTCCTTTGCAAGAGGGCGTCGTTTAGCAAAGCGATCCGGGGATGTCCAGCAAGTCCGGACCAGTTTTCCCGGGCTTCGGCGGATCGCCGGAACGACAAAAAGCCGCTGGATTTCAGCGGCTTCTGCCGATGTTCGGAGCCGCCCCCGTTCGCGGGCGCGTCAGAGCCGTTCGGGGCCGCCCCGGTCCGGGCCGCCGTCGCGGTCATAGCGATCGCGGCCGTAGCCATGGTGCCGGTCAAAGTCGCGGTCCATGCCCATTTCGCGCTCCGGCCGGTGATGGCGCCAGCCTTCCCCGCCCCCGAACCCGCCCATACGGGTCAGGACGGCGAGCCGGCGCTTTTGGCCGTCATCGAGCGTCTTGTAGAGCGGATCGGCGGCTTCCACGATCTTCTTCATGGCCGCCGCACTGGCGGCCATGTGATCGGCCCGGTCGCGCAATCGCGCCAACGGATCCTCCGGCTTCTGCTGGCTGGAATCGTCCCGCGGCGGGTTCATCCGCGCGTTGGCGCGGTCGATTCTGAGCTTGGCGAACTCCTTGACCGCGGCCTCGACCGGCGGCCACAGCTTTTCCTGGTCCGCCGTCAATTTCAGGCCGGCATGGACGGCCGCGATCCGCGCATCGGCATAGGCCGAGCGGTCCTCCGGGTTCATCCGCGAGAAGCCGTGGCCCCAATGGCGATGCTGGGCATAGACGGCGGTCGACCCGGCGATGGCGAGTACCGCTACCGCGGCGATGGCGAATTTCCTCATGCGAACCTCCTGTGAAAAGGTCGCCTGAAGATGGGCTCGCCTCGCCGGTCGTTCAACTTAACTCTTGGCAAGGGACGCCTGCCTTACCAAGATGTAATGCGGCTTCGGTTTGATCCTGCGCAATGCGCGGACGGCTACAACATGCCGAGCACGCGCGGCAGCCACAGCGATATCTCCGGCACATAGGTGACGACGCCGAGGAAGATCAGCATGGTCAGCAGCCACGGCCACACCGCGATCGTGAGCTCGGTGATGCCCATCTTGGCGATGCCGGACGCGACATAGAGGTTCAATCCCACCGGCGGATGGCACATGCCGACTTCCATGTTGACGACCATCAGGATGCCGAGATGCACCGGGTGGATGCCGAGCTTGACCGCCACCGGAAACAGGATCGGCGCCATGATCAGCACGATCGACGACGCCTCCATCACGTTGCCCGCGATCAGCAGCAATACGTTGACGATCAGCAGGAAGATGATCCAGTCGACACCGATCGAGGTGATCCAGGCGGCGATCTGCTGCGGAATGTTCTCATTCGCCATCAGGAACGAGAACAGCACCGCGTTGGTGATGATGTAGAGGATCATCGCGCTCATGTTGGCGGAGCCGAGCAGCACCCGCGGCACGTCCTTCAGCGACATGTCGCGATAGACGAACACCGCGATGACGAAGGCGTAAACCGCGCTGATGGCAGCGGCTTCCGTCGGCGTGAACAGGCCCGCATAGATGCCGCCGAGCACGATGAGGATCAGCAGCAAGCCCCACATGCACTTGCGGAACGCGATGAAGCGCTCGGCCCAGCTCGCCTTCGGCAACCGCGGATAATCGAACTTCCAGGCGCGATAGAACGTCGTCAGGCCCAGCAGCGTCGCCAGCATCAGGCCCGGAATGACGCCGGCCATGAACATCTGGCCGACGGAGGCCGATGAGACGCGCTGGCCGGACGGATCGAGCGCAATGCTGCCGCCGGTCGCCACGCAATAGATCACCATCACGATCGAGGGCGGGATCAGGATGCCGAGCGCGCCCGACGTGGTGATGACGCCGGCACCGAAACGCTTCGGAAAGCCCTGCTTGACCATCGCCGGCATCATGATTGAACCGATCGCGATCACGGTCGCCGGCGATGAGCCGGACACCGCCGCGAAGAGCGCGCAGGCCATCACGCCCGCGAGCCCGAGCCCGCCATGCCAGTGACCGACCATCGAGGTCGCAAAGTTGATCATGCGGCGCGCGACGCCGCCATGGGTCAGGAAATTGCCGGCGAGGATGAAGAACGGGATCGCCATGATTTCGAAATTGTCGATGCCGGTGAAGAGCTTCAGCGCCACCGACTCGGTCGGCACGTTGGTCATGGTGTAGATGAAGGTCAACACCGTCATGCCGAGCGCGATCGAGATCGGCATGCCGGTCAGCATCAGCGCGATCAGCAGCGAGAAGATGATCAGGCTGCTCATCGGGTGACCTCCGCAGCGCCGACACCCGGCTCTTCGATCTCGACGCCCTCGACATAGGCGTGATCGTGATGGGGCAGTTCTCCGGTGCGCAGGTAGCCGTACGCGACCTGCAGGAAGCGGAAGCACATCAGATAGGAGCCGAGCGGGATGCAGAGATAGACGAACCAGCTCGGGATCTCGAGGTCGGGCGAGACCTGGTCGGTATGATAGAGCCCATAGACGAACTTCGCGCCCATGGTGCCGATCACGGCGGTGAAGAACGCGCCGCACAGCAGGCCGAACAGCACCACCGCATTGCGCCAGGGCGATTTGAGCTGGTTCACCACCACGTCGACGCCGACATGGATGCCGGTACGCACGCCATAGGCGGCGCCGAACTTGGCGACCCAGACGAACATGTAGATGCACAGTTCCTGGGCCCAGGACAGGTTGATGGGAAACAGGATCGGATACAGCAGGGGAATGCCGATGAGATAGCGGTGCATCACCGCGATGAAGATGATGAAGGTCGCGAGCCCCATCAGCGTCGCGATCAATATCTCCTCAAGCCGGTCGAGGATTCTCAAAAACATCCATTCCCCCACTCACAAACATTCGTCATGCCCGGGCATAGCTGTCCGAAGGACGGCGTCGCTTCCGCTCGCCTATGACCCGGGCATCCGCGTTTTGCTTTCTACCGAAGACAAAGACGTGGATGGCCGGGTCAAGCCCGGCCATGACGAAGAGTGCCCCATTTTCGCAGCAGTGCTACAAGGAGCTCGCCCCTTGAGTCATGCATTCTAGTTGGTCGCGCCCCTCGTCTCCTTGAGGAATTCGTCGATCAGCGGCTGGCCGACGCGCTTGGCCACGTCCTGGTAGACCGGTTCGAGCGCCTTGCGCATTGCCGCATCCTGCTCAGGCGTCAGCGTGACGATCTCGCTCTTGCCGGTCTTCTTGATGTCCGCCAGCGCGTCGTCGTTTTCCTTCTGCGACTGGCCGTTACCGTAGGCGGTGGCTTCCTGCATGGCCTTCTCGAGCTGA
It contains:
- a CDS encoding Spy/CpxP family protein refolding chaperone, whose amino-acid sequence is MRKFAIAAVAVLAIAGSTAVYAQHRHWGHGFSRMNPEDRSAYADARIAAVHAGLKLTADQEKLWPPVEAAVKEFAKLRIDRANARMNPPRDDSSQQKPEDPLARLRDRADHMAASAAAMKKIVEAADPLYKTLDDGQKRRLAVLTRMGGFGGGEGWRHHRPEREMGMDRDFDRHHGYGRDRYDRDGGPDRGGPERL
- a CDS encoding TRAP transporter large permease, whose product is MSSLIIFSLLIALMLTGMPISIALGMTVLTFIYTMTNVPTESVALKLFTGIDNFEIMAIPFFILAGNFLTHGGVARRMINFATSMVGHWHGGLGLAGVMACALFAAVSGSSPATVIAIGSIMMPAMVKQGFPKRFGAGVITTSGALGILIPPSIVMVIYCVATGGSIALDPSGQRVSSASVGQMFMAGVIPGLMLATLLGLTTFYRAWKFDYPRLPKASWAERFIAFRKCMWGLLLILIVLGGIYAGLFTPTEAAAISAVYAFVIAVFVYRDMSLKDVPRVLLGSANMSAMILYIITNAVLFSFLMANENIPQQIAAWITSIGVDWIIFLLIVNVLLLIAGNVMEASSIVLIMAPILFPVAVKLGIHPVHLGILMVVNMEVGMCHPPVGLNLYVASGIAKMGITELTIAVWPWLLTMLIFLGVVTYVPEISLWLPRVLGML
- a CDS encoding TRAP transporter small permease; its protein translation is MFLRILDRLEEILIATLMGLATFIIFIAVMHRYLIGIPLLYPILFPINLSWAQELCIYMFVWVAKFGAAYGVRTGIHVGVDVVVNQLKSPWRNAVVLFGLLCGAFFTAVIGTMGAKFVYGLYHTDQVSPDLEIPSWFVYLCIPLGSYLMCFRFLQVAYGYLRTGELPHHDHAYVEGVEIEEPGVGAAEVTR